A stretch of DNA from Takifugu flavidus isolate HTHZ2018 chromosome 13, ASM371156v2, whole genome shotgun sequence:
TCTGCGCAGAGCCGATTCGATTTCAGGGGTCTGACCAGCGCGATCATGGAGAATTTGCAATGCCGAAGAACTCTGGGCTTGTGGTCATTACTTTGGGGCCATGGGCGCGGGGAAAgcgagttttttttttcatttggaaaatgtggCAAAATAAATGTTGAGGGAAGTGACTCGAATAAAGTTAATctcaaaatgtttcaaagaAGAAATGGTGAGGGGTTTATATTATCTATACACGCGTCGACCGTATGCTTTCTGGACCCGCAGAAAAGACGCGTGTTTGCGCCCTCTTGTGGCTACAGCTGAACATAGCTGCAGTATGACACCCAAGACAGATACAACAAccaactaaaataaaataaagctaatTTGTTAAAGTGGAAATAGAGCCACACAATAGCACGCTCTCAATGTTGCTATTGGTTTCCCATTAgaagtttgatttattttatcgTCTGCATGACATTTAATACACATTTGATAGTAAGGCATAAATAAAGGTAAAGGTGCAATTTCCTCCTGAAGCAACCTCCTATATTCTGAGTAAACTGCTCAGCAACAGGATGTTAGTACGCCTCCTGGTCAGGTTCAGTGCCCTCCGTCCATCTTCTCGGTTACTCTCCACAGACAGAGCCACGTCTGGGGTGTggaaaaatacaggaaaaagaTCAATTTGAAGTATCGTGTGCTATGACTCCTTGAGTCGCACACGGAATGCATCTAAAATATGATTTCACGTCGAGACAGACTGAAGATGCAGTACATTATCACTTATGGTTGGTGGCTCTCACCCGTAAGGTTGGCAGGGCACGTCGTCGGCACAGGGGCAGTGGTCCCGGGGACCCTCCTGGTCCCATGCCAACATATCCATCAGCAGGTTTGGATGATTCCGGCAGTATTCCCCCTTACCTGGTTTTGGGTTACATactggaaacagcagctctggagacaaaataaataaagacacagTGGGTTGCTAGATGAATTTCACAGGAAAACACAGACAACAAAACCTCCCATGGAGAAAATCACTTGTTTTATCATTTATATGGGGGTTTGTGCAAACTACAGACTTCCTGTAAAAATGTTTAGCAGCACCAAGATTGCCTCAAAATGCACAGATAACCAAATAACTGTGAGATGAAGTTAATGACAATGACAATATATAAGAGTGAATAAATATTCCTAATATTTTATTGCCGTTCCTTCACGGTACCTGGTTGGAAGGCACAGCAGAGATCAGGCCTGCAGTCACTCTGGCCCTGACAGATGGTTCCCTCAGTTCCTCTGGTGACGTTGGCTGTACActggccccacacacacatctcatctGAGCAACACTCCTCGTCTTTGGTGCAGGGCTGTGGGCAGGAGGTGCATACACATGTAAATACAGCGGAATACCACATTCAGTGTCTTTGAATTTTCCAGGATCACTCATCCACACAGACCTCCTACTCCTCTTCTACAGAGCATTAGCTACACCACTGAGAATGGCGTGGACTGTAGATATGCGTATTCAAGATCAAACACCTCTGTTTATTCTCTGTTACGTATTGAATTTTTCCCAGCTTGCAGCCTTTGTTTGCTGCTCCGTGATCTGTGATCCTCACCATATCCGTTGGAATGCAGGGGAGGCACTTGGAGCTCTCCATGTCATACGAGCAGTAATTCAGGTCACCGCAGTCCTCGTCCACCATACATTGCTGCAGCCAAAGATAACAAGAAGGACACAAGTTCTTTGGAAATGACCTTAAATATGTCTTAACCATATGTCTTACAACACCCAGCTCACCTGGTTGGTTAATGCTGACATCAGGTGACAACACCGGAAGACCCCGTTAAAGCTAATTTTGGGAGGCTTTTTTGGACTCAAACTATgtttgggaggttttttttaactgaacaTGACAGATTTAATGCTTCTTATTTTACTGATGCCAAGCATATGTGAACGAAAGACGTTAAAAGTTCAAATCTGGTACTGACAGTGTAACAAATAGCTCCTTCTGACACCCTTGCTTGGGAAGTGTTTGGAGTCTTTCCCAGTTCTCCGTGTCTGCCAAACCCACTCTGCCCTGCAGTAAACTCATTAGTTCATGtcattttattgtctttattcTAAACACGCTCCCTTTGGGGAAGTCAACAGCAGCCAAGTATGTTAAAGTCTACAATAGTGAGGCTGAGAAGTGAGGAAATATCTTCTAAAAACATGgaatgatcattttaaatcaaaataatgTATAATTTtaagaaacaaaacaattacATGTCATCTTTTCCACAGTGGTTTAAGCATAATCTGCCTTTTTACATAAATAGGAGTATTTAATAGAAATCCAAAACCCTTTTCGCAACAATCATATATCGATTGTTACCGGCTCTATTTTGATCTAGATACCTCGGACCATCTACCAGCTCCCCCATCCCACCAGGAAGGGCTACCCCAGCAGTCCCCTGCCACCATCACCCCAGAGTGGACCAGATCAGCCTGCAAGAGCCCAGTGCTCCCAGTCCCAGAGACGACCAGGCACTCTACAGGACATTTACGTACAGTACAAACCCATCATA
This window harbors:
- the dkk3b gene encoding dickkopf-related protein 3b isoform X2: MSGIMLLLSVSICLLCGGGSSVSLRDTLERGSVSLNEMFREVEELMEDTQHILEEAVDQITTESAKSSALNLQSNYPSETKRVMEPRQEAVQVFDETDKQCMVDEDCGDLNYCSYDMESSKCLPCIPTDMPCTKDEECCSDEMCVWGQCTANVTRGTEGTICQGQSDCRPDLCCAFQPELLFPVCNPKPGKGEYCRNHPNLLMDMLAWDQEGPRDHCPCADDVPCQPYGRGSVCGE
- the dkk3b gene encoding dickkopf-related protein 3b isoform X1, with protein sequence MSGIMLLLSVSICLLCGGGSSVSLRDTLERGSVSLNEMFREVEELMEDTQHILEEAVDQITTESAKSSALNLQSNYPSETKRVMEPRQEAVQVFDETDKETNNQTGGVRLSHVHVEVTGQWNSMDHQCMVDEDCGDLNYCSYDMESSKCLPCIPTDMPCTKDEECCSDEMCVWGQCTANVTRGTEGTICQGQSDCRPDLCCAFQPELLFPVCNPKPGKGEYCRNHPNLLMDMLAWDQEGPRDHCPCADDVPCQPYGRGSVCGE